The sequence GGCGTCAGCTCCGGCTGCTGGCCGAGGACCACCGCCGCGTACAGCTCGCGCAGGCGGTGGCTGGCGAGTGCCGACAACAACTGCTGCCAGCCCGCGGGCGAGGCGGCATGCCCCGCCTCGCCCGGTTCCGGCGTCGTACTTGCAGGCATTACTGGCCTCCGTTCAGGCTTCCCCTGTCTCCAGCAGCCGGACGAAGCCTTCTTCGTCCAGGATGCGCAGGCCCAATTGCTCGGCCTTGTCCAGCTTGGAGCCGGCGCTCTCGCCGGCCACGACGTAGTCGGTCTTCTTGGACACCGATCCCGAGGCCTTGCCGCCGCGGGTGATGATGGCTTCCTTTGCCTCGTCGCGGCTGAAGTTCTCCAGCGAGCCGGTGACCACTACGGTCAGGCCCTCCAGCGTCCGCGGTTTGCTTTCATCCACGTCGTCGGCCATCCGGACCCCGTTCTTGGCCCAGGTGTCCACGATCTCGCGGTGCCACTCCACGGCGAACCACTCGGTGAGGGCGGCGGCGATGATCGGGCCGACGCCGTCAACGTCCGCGAGCTGCTCCTCGCTGGCCGCCCGGATGGCGTCCATGGAACCGAAGGCGGTGGCGAGGGCGCGGGAAGCGGTGGGGCCGACGTGCCGGATGGAGAGCGCCACGAGGACCCGCCACAGCGGCTGGGTCCGGGCCTTCTGGACTTCCTTGAACAGCTTCTGCGTGGTGGCCGAGGGTTTCGATGGGGTCTTCGCCGTCGGCTTGGTCCAGAAGTACGGGATGAGCTCCCACTCGCCGGTGCCGACGCCCTTGGACCGCTTTTCCCGCCAGACTTTGACGTCGGCCAGCGCCTCGCGCAGTGCCGGGTCCTCGTAGTCCTCCGCGAGCTCGAAGATGCGCGCCTCGTTGGTCAGGACGCCCGGGCCTTCGGGCGCCGGGCGGCCGCCGATGGTCGCAGGGTCCAGGCCGGGCCCCGAGGTCAGCGCGATGGCGGCTTCCCAGCCGAGGGCCTCGATGTCGAAGGCACCGCGTCCGGCCACGTGGAAGACCCGCTCGCGGAGCTGCGACGGGCAGGACTTGGCGTTCGGGCAGCGGATGTCGACGTCGCCCTCCTTTGCCGGCTTCAGCGGTGTCCCGCAGGAGGGGCACTCGGTCGGCATGACGAACTCCCGTTCGGAGCCGTCGCGCAGGGCCACCACGGGCCCGACGATCTCCGGGATCACGTCGCCGGCCTTGCGGAGCACGACGGTGTCTCCGATCAGCACGCCCTTGGCCTTCACGACGTCCTGGTTGTGCAGGGTCGCCATCTCCACCGTGGAGCCCGCCACCTTGACCGGCTCCATCACGCCGTAGGGCGTCACCCGGCCGGTGCGTCCCACGTTGACCTGGATGTCCAGCAGCTTGGTGTGGACCTCCTCCGGCGGGTACTTGTAGGCAACGGCCCAGCGGGGCACGCGTGAGGTGTGGCCGAGGGCCCGCTGCAGGGCGAAGTCGTCCACCTTGATGACGATGCCGTCGATCTCGTGGAGCAGGTCGTGCCGGTGGTCGCCGAAGTGCTCGATGAATTTCAGCACGTCGTCATAGCTGTCCAGCACCTTGAAGTACGGGCTGGTCGGCAGGCCCCATTCCTGCAGCAGGGCGTAGGTCTCGGACTGGCTGGACGCCGCCAAGCCTTCCCGCGCGCCGATGCCGTGCACGAACATGCTCAGCGGCCGCTGGGCCGTCAGCGCAGGATCCTTCTGCCGCAGCGAGCCGGCGGCCGCGTTGCGCGGGTTCGCGAACGGCGCCTTGCCGGCCTCCACCATCTGCTCGTTGAGTTCGAGGAACGCCTTCGAGGGGATGAACACCTCGCCGCGGATCTCCACCTCCGCCGGGTGGCCCGAGCCCTTCAGCGTGCGCGGAATGTCCTTGATGGTCAGCGCATTGTGCGTGATGTCTTCGCCGGTGTGGCCGTCGCCCCGGGTGGCGGCGCGGATCAGCTCGCCGTTACGGTACAGCAGGTTCACCGCCAGGCCGTCGATCTTGACCTCGCTGAGCCACGTCAGCTCGTCGACGCGGCCCTGCTTCTCCACGGACGCCGTCGCGCGGCCGATCCAGACCTGCAGCTCCTCGAGGGAGAAGACGTCCTCCAGCGAGTACATCCGCTGCAGGTGCTCCACCGGGGCGAACGCCGCGGACACCTCGCCGCCGACCATCTGCGTCGGAGAGTCATTGGCGACTATCTCAGGGTGCAGCGCCTCAATCTCCTGCAACTTCAGGAAGAGTTCGTCGTATTCTGCGTCAGAGATAAGGGAGATGTTCTTTTCGTGGTATGCGATGTTGTATCGGCGAACGTCCTCAACGAGCTGAGCGTACTTCTCCCGGAGTCCCCTACTCGGGAGTTGATCAATTGTCTCTATCTCCGGTTGTACTTTGCTCACGGAACTATCTTGCCTTACGAACCTCAACAGTGATGGATAGGCGCACAGGAGCAGGACCCGAGCGGTCAGTCCTCCGGGTCGCGCTGCGAGTCCAGCAGGGGCAGGTCCGCCGGGGTGACCAGATGCGAGGAGACCGCGTGTTCCACCAGCCGGGCACGCCGGTTGGTGGCCAGCTTGCCGCCGCCCCCTCGCAGGCCGGCGACACCGACCCGGTCCAGCTTGTCGCAGACATTGTCCAGCTTCCGGTTGAACTTGGTCATCGGCCAGCCCAGCCGCGCGGCTGCCTGGGTCGACGACGGGATGGAGCTCAGCCCGGTTCCATCGCGCCGCAGCATCGGCTCGGCCAGCGCCACGATGAGCGCCTTCTGCGAGTCCGTGAAGACCACTGGGCCGATGGTGGTGTCCCCCACCGAATCCTGCTCGCGCGCCTGCTGCCGGAACGCCGGCGTCTTGACGTGGACGGAAAGTTCGTAGGTCGTCGGCCCGGCCGTGAACACCACGTTGGTGTGGCTGAAAACCATGGGAATCCGTGCCCCCGGGGCCAGCCAGGCCTGCATCCCGCCGCTGCTGTCCGCGATCGTCGCCGAGATCATCGTTCCGACGTTCGTCATCCACCAGATGCCGTCGTACCGCGCCAGCTCAAGGAATTTCCGGTGCAGGTACGGATTCTCGTCGATCTCCAGATCGCCCTCGCGGCCGATGCTGAAGACCCCCTCATCCTTGGCCTCGAACCATTCGCCGCAGAACTCAATGCTGAGTTCGGCTCCGGCAGTGTCCCCCATCTTCGTGACTTCCTTCCGTTTCATCGTCCGGCCGCTGAGACGGCCGTGCGGCGGGCCCGCCGCATAAACTGTTGCCCGTCAGTCGGCGCAGCCGCGGACCGGGTCGGACGACTTTCCGTTGGCCCGCAGGACCACGACCTCGATGCACGTGCGGTCGTTCCCTGCGACCGGCACCGTGATTCTGTCTCCGCGCGTGCGTTCCGGCTCGCCCTTGCCCAGCGCCGTCACCGGCGTCCAGATGAACATGTCCCCGTCCCGTTCGTCCGGATTGGTCCAACTGAAGGTGGCCTTGGCGCCGTCGATCTTTCCGCTCAAGTCCTCCGGCGGCACGATGTTGCCGGCCAGGCCGTCGATGGCGTTGGCCGGCGGCTGGCTCACCGGCGGCGGAGCCGCCTCCTCCTCGGGAGCCGGCAGGTTGACGATGGCGACCGTTCCGGCGGCCACCAGCATGGCCGCGCCTATGGCACCGGCCACCAGCAGCGGCCGCTTCTTTCCGCGTACGACGGCGGGGTCTCCGGTCCGCGGGTCCGCCGACTCCTCCGGGGTGCGGGTTCCGGGCCGCAGCACCGTGGCGTCGTCGGCCCCAAGCGCAGTCTCCGCCGCGGGCAGCGCGGCAGTGGTGCCGGCTCCGGCGGCCGGCACCGTACGAGTGGTGTTCCTGTCCGGAAAGACCGGCCTGCCCAGCGTGGGCGAGCGGGTGGTGCCGTCCGGATCGATCGCCACGATCTGGCGCACCCGGGTGGCGTCCCCGCCCTCGTCGGCGGGCAGGTCGTCGCCGGGATGCGCCTCTTCGAGGACTTCGAACGGCGTGACGGACAGGTTGAGCTCCGCCTGGATCCGCTGCAGCGCCAGCGCGAAGGCATGGGCGGAGCGGAATCGCGACGCCGGCGACTTCGCCATCGCGGTGGCCAGCGCCTGCTCCAGCGACTCCGGCACGTCGGCCCGGCGCAGCGGAGGCAGCGGGGCGGTGGCAATGCGGTTCATCAGCTCGCGCTGGGAATTGTCCCCACCCGGCCGCACGAAGGGCGACCTCCCGGCGAGCAGCGTGTAGAGGGTCGCGCCGA is a genomic window of Arthrobacter sp. Marseille-P9274 containing:
- the ligA gene encoding NAD-dependent DNA ligase LigA: MSKVQPEIETIDQLPSRGLREKYAQLVEDVRRYNIAYHEKNISLISDAEYDELFLKLQEIEALHPEIVANDSPTQMVGGEVSAAFAPVEHLQRMYSLEDVFSLEELQVWIGRATASVEKQGRVDELTWLSEVKIDGLAVNLLYRNGELIRAATRGDGHTGEDITHNALTIKDIPRTLKGSGHPAEVEIRGEVFIPSKAFLELNEQMVEAGKAPFANPRNAAAGSLRQKDPALTAQRPLSMFVHGIGAREGLAASSQSETYALLQEWGLPTSPYFKVLDSYDDVLKFIEHFGDHRHDLLHEIDGIVIKVDDFALQRALGHTSRVPRWAVAYKYPPEEVHTKLLDIQVNVGRTGRVTPYGVMEPVKVAGSTVEMATLHNQDVVKAKGVLIGDTVVLRKAGDVIPEIVGPVVALRDGSEREFVMPTECPSCGTPLKPAKEGDVDIRCPNAKSCPSQLRERVFHVAGRGAFDIEALGWEAAIALTSGPGLDPATIGGRPAPEGPGVLTNEARIFELAEDYEDPALREALADVKVWREKRSKGVGTGEWELIPYFWTKPTAKTPSKPSATTQKLFKEVQKARTQPLWRVLVALSIRHVGPTASRALATAFGSMDAIRAASEEQLADVDGVGPIIAAALTEWFAVEWHREIVDTWAKNGVRMADDVDESKPRTLEGLTVVVTGSLENFSRDEAKEAIITRGGKASGSVSKKTDYVVAGESAGSKLDKAEQLGLRILDEEGFVRLLETGEA
- a CDS encoding serine/threonine-protein kinase, with product MSSKRPPAPPPAIDGYRYVSLLGSGGFSDVYLYQQDRPTRKVAVKVLVADLKTEGARRRFESEANLMAQLSTHPFIVTIYEADITADGHSYLAMEYCSRPSLDVRYRRGPLGVDEVLSLGIQVASAVETAHRAGIVHRDIKPANILVTDYNRPALTDFGISGTTDSMDDDAGMSIPWSPPEVFHSSNADGIKVDIWALGATLYTLLAGRSPFVRPGGDNSQRELMNRIATAPLPPLRRADVPESLEQALATAMAKSPASRFRSAHAFALALQRIQAELNLSVTPFEVLEEAHPGDDLPADEGGDATRVRQIVAIDPDGTTRSPTLGRPVFPDRNTTRTVPAAGAGTTAALPAAETALGADDATVLRPGTRTPEESADPRTGDPAVVRGKKRPLLVAGAIGAAMLVAAGTVAIVNLPAPEEEAAPPPVSQPPANAIDGLAGNIVPPEDLSGKIDGAKATFSWTNPDERDGDMFIWTPVTALGKGEPERTRGDRITVPVAGNDRTCIEVVVLRANGKSSDPVRGCAD